The proteins below come from a single Balneolaceae bacterium genomic window:
- a CDS encoding HipA family kinase produces MAENKSYISVNSVLKVLDTGEDPIKVLAEDENAYLIKHNIRENSFPNLAREWICYRLFRHFKVSTPKAELLFFDPMLFQEELMSLTGRFAKQIVFGSRWLQARDDLKDEIYSGKSDTKEKLLNPLELAKILVMDIWLKNSDRQSGNLNIIVSKQKLYAIDHSATFDQEPFIRLAEADRKEYFVEPGEIGDLIINSNYFNYYFKRYPKEFENAGINLCEKIEVTDEALLNKILDSLPESWQISNEEKKAIIEYLMFRKSKLKELFIGHLNFNRQKP; encoded by the coding sequence TTGGCGGAAAATAAAAGTTACATATCTGTAAATTCGGTTTTAAAAGTATTAGATACCGGGGAAGATCCAATCAAAGTATTGGCAGAGGATGAAAATGCTTATCTGATCAAGCATAATATCCGGGAAAACAGTTTCCCAAATCTTGCCCGCGAGTGGATATGCTACCGGCTTTTCAGGCATTTCAAGGTATCTACACCCAAAGCCGAACTGCTATTCTTTGATCCGATGTTGTTTCAGGAAGAACTTATGTCATTGACCGGTCGATTTGCAAAACAGATTGTATTTGGATCCAGATGGCTGCAAGCGCGGGATGATCTTAAAGATGAGATCTATTCCGGCAAATCCGACACGAAAGAAAAGCTGTTGAATCCGTTAGAACTGGCAAAGATTTTAGTGATGGATATATGGTTAAAGAACAGTGACCGTCAATCAGGAAATTTGAATATAATTGTATCCAAACAGAAGCTCTATGCGATTGATCACTCCGCTACTTTTGACCAGGAGCCATTCATTCGTTTGGCAGAAGCCGACAGAAAAGAGTATTTTGTGGAGCCGGGCGAAATCGGGGATTTGATCATTAACTCCAATTATTTTAACTACTATTTTAAGCGGTATCCAAAAGAGTTTGAAAACGCCGGAATAAATCTCTGTGAGAAAATAGAAGTAACTGATGAAGCGTTGTTGAATAAGATTCTGGATAGCTTGCCTGAAAGCTGGCAAATAAGTAATGAGGAGAAAAAAGCTATTATTGAGTATTTGATGTTTCGGAAATCAAAACTCAAAGAGTTATTTATCGGGCATCTAAACTTTAACAGACAAAAACCATGA
- the yidC gene encoding membrane protein insertase YidC, which produces MDRNTVTGLLLIFVITIAWAWFTMPSEEELSRRQAEQATQDSIAAAQAEQQNDSLVAANEDTANQTPETESPSESSEPSESQASPTIGETQTNPNMGVFSAASFADTVYTMVQTEKYAIEMTNLGAGPSRITLQNHETWDHQQVQMVRNTAHSAYSLGFLSTQNLNIETNNLVFEPLTEAENIEISGDESTEVSYRLNLEGDSEIIFNYTFFGNRYSYNLDIRLVNMQDYISGTNVDFGWTSALNLTEHDRAQDAQATAAYVFAGGELEKFQVPDAEQTEQRINGTIDWVSSRSRFFGQYIKPVTNSNAAILRGEELAQGGLPEYYYRYQVAVQSSYVQSPELSYELYAGPLRYGDLKAYDEHAYDVVEIGYAIFRWFADPLVRYLIIPFFAFGSSIINNYGILIILFGVIVKLLLFPLTQKSFKSMAAMKELQPKMKEIQEKYEDDPQKQQKETIALYRKAGVNPLGGCLPMLLQFPILITLFYFFQNSMIIRQESFLWASDLSAPDYILSLPFSLPVIGDQIAGFVLLMSVAMFFQTKLSGGMSGGGAPSGGPNMKGFMYIMPVIMLVVFNNFAAGLSLYYLVYNILSIAQQAYINKVVKGGSDE; this is translated from the coding sequence TTGGATAGAAATACCGTAACTGGTCTTCTTTTAATTTTTGTAATTACGATTGCGTGGGCGTGGTTTACAATGCCCAGCGAAGAAGAACTCTCCCGCAGACAAGCTGAACAAGCAACTCAAGACAGTATTGCTGCTGCACAAGCAGAACAACAGAATGATTCATTGGTTGCAGCAAATGAAGATACAGCCAATCAGACACCCGAAACAGAATCTCCGTCAGAGAGCTCAGAACCCTCAGAGAGTCAGGCATCGCCAACAATCGGCGAGACCCAGACAAATCCGAATATGGGGGTATTTAGTGCGGCGAGTTTTGCAGATACAGTTTACACAATGGTTCAAACAGAGAAGTATGCTATTGAGATGACCAATCTTGGAGCTGGACCTTCACGTATAACATTGCAGAATCATGAAACGTGGGATCATCAGCAGGTTCAGATGGTTCGAAATACGGCACACTCTGCCTATTCTCTCGGATTTCTATCCACTCAGAATTTAAATATCGAAACCAACAATCTTGTATTTGAACCCCTTACAGAAGCAGAGAATATTGAAATAAGTGGAGATGAAAGTACGGAGGTTTCCTATCGGCTCAACCTGGAGGGGGACTCAGAAATCATCTTTAACTATACATTTTTTGGAAATCGTTATTCATACAACCTGGATATTCGATTGGTGAATATGCAGGATTATATCAGCGGTACAAATGTGGACTTTGGATGGACATCGGCACTCAATTTAACCGAGCATGACAGAGCACAGGATGCACAGGCTACGGCCGCTTATGTTTTTGCCGGTGGTGAGCTGGAGAAGTTCCAGGTTCCTGATGCGGAGCAAACAGAACAAAGAATTAATGGTACAATTGATTGGGTTTCAAGCCGCTCGCGATTCTTTGGTCAATATATCAAGCCGGTCACCAATTCCAATGCAGCTATTCTTCGAGGAGAAGAATTAGCCCAGGGAGGATTGCCGGAATATTATTATCGATATCAAGTTGCTGTACAGTCAAGTTACGTGCAAAGCCCGGAACTTTCTTATGAACTTTATGCGGGGCCTTTAAGATATGGAGATCTGAAAGCGTATGATGAACATGCATATGATGTTGTTGAGATCGGGTATGCCATTTTCAGGTGGTTTGCAGATCCATTAGTTCGTTATCTGATTATCCCGTTTTTTGCATTCGGTAGTTCAATTATCAACAATTACGGAATTTTGATTATCCTTTTTGGTGTGATTGTAAAGCTGTTGCTCTTTCCACTCACACAGAAAAGCTTTAAGAGTATGGCAGCTATGAAAGAGCTGCAACCCAAAATGAAGGAGATCCAGGAGAAGTATGAGGATGATCCACAGAAGCAGCAGAAAGAGACGATTGCCCTGTACCGAAAAGCGGGTGTGAATCCGTTAGGCGGTTGTTTACCCATGCTGTTGCAGTTTCCTATTTTGATTACGCTGTTCTATTTTTTCCAGAACTCCATGATTATCCGGCAGGAATCCTTCCTGTGGGCAAGCGATCTTTCTGCCCCTGATTATATTTTGAGTCTTCCCTTCAGTTTACCGGTTATTGGCGATCAAATTGCAGGTTTTGTACTTCTGATGTCTGTTGCCATGTTCTTTCAGACTAAGTTGTCAGGCGGGATGAGCGGCGGTGGGGCACCGAGCGGCGGTCCTAACATGAAGGGATTCATGTATATCATGCCGGTTATAATGCTTGTAGTATTTAATAACTTCGCGGCCGGACTTAGTTTGTACTACCTGGTTTACAACATACTTTCCATTGCCCAGCAAGCATACATCAATAAAGTGGTAAAAGGCGGTAGTGATGAATAG
- a CDS encoding type ISP restriction/modification enzyme: protein MSGKDDTPTDSDSSSEPPPSREDLSATNRKTGKVQINDEQYFGNVPLKAWEFYIGGYQPAEKWLKDRRDRTLSMEEIQHYQKIIVALMETERLMREIDGVFELQNNEE from the coding sequence GTGTCAGGTAAGGACGATACACCCACCGACTCCGACTCATCGTCGGAGCCACCTCCCTCAAGGGAGGATCTATCTGCCACAAACAGGAAAACCGGCAAAGTGCAGATCAACGATGAGCAGTACTTCGGCAACGTCCCCTTAAAAGCCTGGGAGTTCTACATCGGCGGCTACCAGCCCGCCGAAAAATGGCTCAAAGACCGCCGCGACCGCACGCTGAGCATGGAAGAGATTCAGCACTACCAGAAGATTATTGTGGCCTTAATGGAGACGGAGAGGTTGATGAGGGAGATTGATGGGGTATTTGAATTACAAAACAATGAGGAATAA
- a CDS encoding aminopeptidase P family protein: protein MSNQVHRSKLLSLFEDSEEGIIYIKGADLMYRYSTDYEFPFRQESNFWYLTGVNEPGYHAVLDIKSGDYHLFTPKRDSQFAVWHGRIKPMEEIRDLYEPDHLHYDNQLLSILKDLDPSVIYCLDDEQAEYLEDLNREFKLDADTLADAITYCRCIKTESELDLMRKAAEVNNIAHREVMKNVKPGMFEYETKAIFDYHQQKHGLLQPAYTGIHAGGVNSAILHYVENNQQINDGDLYLIDAGFEYKGYASDFTRTYPINGTFSSDQAAIYQVVLDALNSSIEMTEPGVKMEELHLNACRIILRGLKDAGVVKGDVEEMMENDIFALFFPHGLGHFLGLDTHDVGGYPKGVERIERPGIKYLRVRRELIPGMVITVEPGIYFIPALLEPALENEEKAQFLNKEKVQSLFDFGGIRIEDNLIITEDGYENLTDVPKEISEIEEMMK, encoded by the coding sequence ATGTCAAATCAAGTCCACCGAAGTAAGCTATTGTCACTTTTTGAAGACAGTGAAGAAGGAATTATTTACATCAAGGGGGCAGATCTGATGTATCGCTATTCCACAGATTATGAATTTCCATTTCGGCAAGAGAGTAATTTTTGGTACTTAACAGGGGTGAATGAACCCGGCTATCACGCGGTGTTGGATATCAAATCAGGCGATTATCATCTGTTTACACCGAAAAGAGACTCCCAATTTGCGGTGTGGCACGGGCGCATCAAACCGATGGAGGAGATACGGGATTTGTATGAGCCGGATCACCTGCATTATGATAATCAGCTTCTTTCAATTTTGAAGGATTTAGATCCATCTGTCATCTACTGTTTGGACGATGAGCAAGCCGAGTACCTGGAAGATCTTAACAGAGAGTTCAAGCTGGATGCCGATACGCTCGCCGATGCCATTACGTATTGTCGTTGCATCAAAACCGAAAGCGAACTCGACTTGATGCGAAAAGCGGCGGAGGTAAATAACATTGCGCACCGGGAAGTGATGAAAAATGTAAAACCGGGAATGTTTGAGTATGAAACCAAAGCGATTTTTGATTATCACCAACAGAAACATGGTTTGTTGCAGCCGGCCTATACAGGAATTCATGCAGGTGGGGTTAACAGTGCTATTTTGCACTATGTAGAGAATAATCAACAAATAAACGATGGGGATCTCTACCTGATTGATGCAGGGTTTGAATACAAAGGATACGCCTCTGATTTTACGAGAACCTATCCCATTAATGGAACATTTTCTTCGGATCAGGCTGCCATTTACCAAGTAGTTTTAGATGCTCTGAACAGCTCTATTGAGATGACGGAGCCCGGAGTAAAAATGGAGGAGCTTCACCTGAATGCCTGTCGAATTATTCTTCGTGGATTAAAGGATGCCGGCGTGGTGAAAGGTGATGTAGAGGAGATGATGGAGAACGATATTTTTGCTCTGTTTTTTCCGCACGGCCTTGGACATTTTCTCGGTTTGGATACCCACGATGTAGGCGGCTACCCAAAGGGAGTGGAGCGCATTGAACGGCCGGGAATTAAATATTTGCGGGTAAGGCGAGAGCTCATTCCGGGAATGGTGATTACGGTTGAGCCGGGAATCTATTTCATACCGGCTTTGCTTGAACCGGCGCTTGAGAATGAAGAAAAAGCGCAATTTTTGAATAAGGAGAAGGTTCAATCTCTGTTTGATTTTGGAGGAATTCGGATTGAAGATAACCTGATTATTACCGAAGACGGATATGAGAATTTGACGGATGTACCGAAGGAGATTTCGGAGATTGAGGAAATGATGAAGTAG
- a CDS encoding dual specificity protein phosphatase, with product MVHACKEPCHRQALGYSGRGAPKDHPEYLMAKRGNRLILNLVDAKDPAFISKEIIDEALSFIDEQLSNGQKVLVHCNQGQSRSPGIGLLYLAKEGIIKNRSFKEALTEFEEIYPGMNMAGGMRGFLVGYWDEYMV from the coding sequence GTGGTACACGCCTGTAAAGAACCCTGCCATCGTCAGGCGCTTGGGTATTCAGGAAGAGGGGCACCGAAAGATCACCCTGAATATCTGATGGCTAAAAGGGGTAACAGGCTCATTCTCAATCTGGTGGATGCGAAAGACCCGGCTTTCATTTCAAAAGAGATAATTGACGAAGCACTGTCTTTTATCGATGAACAGTTGAGCAACGGACAGAAAGTGCTTGTGCACTGTAACCAGGGGCAGAGTCGTTCGCCCGGTATTGGGTTGCTTTATTTGGCGAAAGAAGGCATCATCAAAAACAGATCCTTTAAGGAGGCTTTGACAGAGTTTGAAGAGATCTATCCGGGAATGAATATGGCTGGCGGGATGCGCGGGTTTTTGGTGGGGTATTGGGATGAGTATATGGTGTGA
- a CDS encoding N-6 DNA methylase: protein MTISEYINNINKRYKTGISREHAYRGDLQNLLEGMLKNVLVTNEPARIECGAPDFILTQKDIPVGYIEAKDIGEPLTGSKHKEQFNRYKESLPNIIFTDYLDFHFYRDDEFVVSVRIAEVAGDSIRAVPENEDKFRQMINDFATHSLQTIKSSSKLSKMMAAKARLLSEIIENALNADKESTDRVHEPSNTTLREQLAAFQNVLIHDIDEKEFADIYAQTIAYGMFAARLHDTTLETFSRFEAARLIPKSNPFLRKLFQYIAGYDLDERIDWIVDALADIFRATDVDGLLSNFGKSTQQTDPVIHFYETFLAEFDPKLRKKRGVWYTPDPVVNFIVRAVDDILKNEFGLKDGLADTSKTTVKVKVPTHDKRHKDNMVFEEREVHKVQLLDPVAGTGTFLAEVIKQIYKKFEGQQGIWPDYVENHLIPRLNGFEILMASYAMAHLKLDLLLKETGYDRESSQRFRVYLTNSLEEHHPDTGTLFAGWLSDEANEANHIKRDTPVMVVLGNPPYSVSSSVINQSWIEKL, encoded by the coding sequence ATGACGATTTCGGAGTACATCAACAACATCAATAAACGCTACAAAACGGGAATTTCAAGAGAGCATGCCTATCGCGGGGATTTGCAGAACCTGCTGGAAGGGATGCTGAAAAATGTTCTGGTGACCAATGAACCGGCCAGGATCGAGTGCGGGGCACCTGATTTTATTCTCACGCAGAAAGATATTCCCGTCGGGTACATCGAAGCGAAGGATATTGGGGAACCGCTGACCGGCAGCAAGCACAAAGAACAGTTCAACCGCTACAAAGAGTCGCTGCCCAATATTATTTTTACCGATTATCTCGATTTTCATTTCTACAGGGATGATGAGTTTGTGGTGTCGGTTCGGATCGCGGAAGTGGCCGGAGATTCAATCCGTGCGGTGCCGGAAAACGAAGACAAATTCCGGCAGATGATCAACGATTTTGCCACCCATTCTCTGCAAACGATCAAATCATCCTCCAAACTCTCCAAGATGATGGCAGCCAAAGCACGGCTTCTCTCAGAAATTATTGAAAACGCACTGAATGCGGACAAAGAGAGTACAGATCGTGTGCATGAACCCTCTAACACCACACTGCGGGAACAGCTTGCCGCTTTTCAAAATGTGCTGATTCACGATATTGACGAGAAAGAGTTTGCCGATATTTATGCCCAGACTATCGCCTACGGAATGTTTGCCGCGCGCCTGCACGACACCACGCTGGAAACCTTCTCCCGGTTTGAGGCCGCCCGGCTGATTCCCAAATCGAACCCGTTTCTGCGAAAGCTGTTCCAGTACATTGCCGGGTATGATCTGGACGAGCGGATCGACTGGATTGTAGATGCCCTGGCCGACATCTTCCGTGCCACCGATGTGGACGGCCTTCTGAGCAATTTCGGCAAATCGACCCAACAAACAGACCCGGTCATACACTTCTATGAAACCTTCCTGGCCGAGTTCGATCCCAAATTGCGTAAAAAACGTGGGGTTTGGTACACCCCCGATCCGGTGGTGAATTTTATTGTAAGAGCAGTGGATGATATTCTGAAGAATGAGTTTGGCTTGAAAGACGGCCTGGCCGATACCTCCAAAACCACCGTGAAGGTGAAAGTACCCACGCACGACAAGCGCCATAAAGATAATATGGTATTCGAAGAACGGGAAGTACATAAAGTACAATTGCTTGATCCTGTTGCCGGAACCGGGACGTTCCTGGCAGAAGTGATTAAACAGATCTACAAAAAATTTGAAGGGCAGCAGGGCATCTGGCCCGACTATGTGGAGAACCACCTGATTCCCCGACTGAACGGGTTTGAAATTTTGATGGCCAGCTACGCCATGGCCCACCTGAAGCTGGACCTGCTGCTGAAAGAGACCGGCTACGACCGCGAAAGCAGTCAGCGGTTCCGGGTTTATCTGACCAACTCCCTCGAAGAGCACCACCCCGATACCGGCACTCTCTTTGCCGGATGGCTGAGCGACGAAGCCAATGAAGCCAATCACATCAAACGCGATACGCCGGTGATGGTGGTTTTGGGGAATCCGCCGTATTCAGTCAGTAGCTCAGTAATAAATCAGAGTTGGATTGAAAAATTATAA
- a CDS encoding type I restriction enzyme HsdR N-terminal domain-containing protein, with translation MKKSVAYNQFPQVVAQDNRFWLFNPILKKRYENRPEERVRLRWVEYLLLQTSWKKNRIGFETPVRLRQSKNTLRADLVLYADNMKPNILIECKSNSVKLSHSSAEQAARYNSEVNADYLVLTNGVEDYWFEKTGEKIGQTTNVLNQITSFTEIEKDVDYWYRRGFCSSQPNSELNNWLIQALNFFWSDEMGGKRKYLDFQTTVLPVPMNQFYKLFEIDSDQRLAITFIGTDSSDTLIIGVLNETGINKGICCVNLDQLQSKQQNAVTVISGDEKRSFSAGRNHGLNISDFQPDQIKNLPKTIMKFFD, from the coding sequence ATGAAGAAAAGCGTAGCTTACAATCAATTCCCACAGGTTGTAGCCCAGGATAACCGATTCTGGCTTTTCAACCCCATTTTGAAAAAACGGTATGAAAACCGCCCAGAGGAGAGAGTGCGCCTGAGGTGGGTGGAGTATTTGCTGCTTCAAACCTCCTGGAAAAAAAACCGAATTGGTTTTGAAACTCCCGTCAGGCTACGCCAAAGTAAAAACACTCTTCGGGCCGATCTGGTTTTATATGCCGATAATATGAAACCAAATATACTTATAGAGTGTAAGTCTAATTCTGTGAAACTGAGTCATTCCTCTGCCGAGCAGGCAGCAAGATATAATAGCGAAGTAAATGCAGATTACCTGGTTCTTACCAATGGAGTTGAGGATTATTGGTTTGAAAAAACCGGTGAGAAGATTGGCCAAACCACCAATGTTTTGAATCAGATTACCTCTTTTACTGAAATTGAGAAAGATGTTGATTATTGGTACAGGCGAGGGTTTTGTTCATCTCAACCGAACAGTGAATTAAATAATTGGTTAATTCAGGCATTGAACTTTTTTTGGTCAGATGAAATGGGAGGAAAGCGGAAATATCTCGACTTTCAAACAACGGTATTGCCGGTACCGATGAATCAATTTTATAAACTGTTTGAGATAGATTCGGACCAGCGCCTTGCAATAACATTCATCGGTACCGATTCTTCGGATACACTTATAATTGGAGTTTTAAATGAGACAGGAATCAATAAAGGCATCTGCTGTGTGAATCTTGATCAGTTGCAAAGTAAACAACAAAATGCGGTAACAGTTATTAGCGGAGATGAGAAAAGATCCTTTTCAGCCGGGAGAAATCATGGATTGAATATTTCTGATTTTCAGCCTGACCAAATCAAAAATCTGCCAAAAACGATCATGAAATTTTTTGATTGA